The following nucleotide sequence is from Pseudobutyrivibrio ruminis HUN009.
TGCTAAAAAAGTAGCAAATAAAATGAAGGCAGAACTTGGCTGCGCCGGCGTAAATATCGTACAAAACAATGGTGAGGCAGCAGGCCAGACAGTCCATCATTTACACATCCACATCATCCCAAGATATGAGGATGATCCTGATAAAACAATTTGCGGTTGGAGCCATCAGTCATTTACTGAAGAAGAGACTGCAGAGGTTGTAAAGAAGCTTTCATTATAAAATAATAGTGAAAAAAATTATTTTAAAAAGATTTAACTAATCTCTTGACTCTGAAAGTTAAGAAATTTATAATTTACAGGTATGTTAATTTCATAACAAAAAGGAGAGAAGAGATATGGACAACAATATGAATTTTGACCCAATGACAGGTCAGCCAGTTAATCAGCAGCCTGTATACCAGCAGCCTGTAGTTGATGAGACAGTTGGTGTAGGTGAGTGGATGCTTACAACACTTCTTTGCTGTATTCCAATCGTAAACATCGTTTTGATGTTTGTTTGGTCATTCAGCAACAACACAAAGCCATCTAAGAAGAACTGGGCTAGAGCTGCACTTATCTGGGTAGCTATCGTGTTAGTACTTTACATTATTTTGATTGCTGTTTTCGGAGCTGCAATCGCTTCATCATTGTACTAAGATAAAAATAGGAGCAGGTACTTAATGTACCGGCTCCTTTCTTTTATTTGTTAATATCGTTTATTAACTCTAATATTGTGCTATTAGCATCTAACAAATGGCTTGATGCCATGGTTTCTTTTATAGAATCTCTTCTATCGTAAACATCTTTTACCGCATTAATTAGAATTTCAGATGTAAGCTCCTCCTCCTGAAGAACTGTTGAAAATCCTTGCTTCTTGTAGCTTTCTGCATTAAGAATCTGATCTCCACGGCTAGCTGCAGCTGAAAGCGGGATAAGAATGTTTGGAATCTTTAAAGCAAGAATCTCGCAAATTGAGTTTGCACCTGCACGGCTTATCATCAAATCTGTCATGGCGAACACATCGTTTAATTGTTCACTGACAAACTCATATTGTTGATAACCGGTCTTGCCTTCCAAATCTTTGTTGATATTTCCCTTACCAACTAAATGAACAATCTGAAAATCTGAAAGTAGTGTATCAAGTGATTCCCAAACAGCATTGTTGATGAATCGGGAGCCAATGCTTCCACCCATAATTAAAATAACTGGCTTGTCGGCAGTAAATCCCGTGAACTCAAGGCCCTTTTCCTTTGAGCCAGTGAAAAGCTCTCGGCGAATAGGCGAGCCAGTGTGAACTGATTTGCCTTCTGGAAGATACTGAAGTGTTTCAGGGAAATTGCAACATACCTTTGTGGCAAATGGAATAGCTAGCTTATTGGCAAGTCCTGGAGTCATATCAGACTCATGAATAATAGAAGGAACATGCTGACGAGCAGCTGCCATAACAACTGGTACAGAAACAAATCCGCCTTTTGAAAATACAACATCTGGCTGAATGTGCTTGAGCAATTGATTTGCTTCAGAAAAGCCTTTGATAACTCTGAAAGGATCTGTGAAATTCTTCCAATCATGATATCTACGAAGCTTGCCAGATGAAATACCATAGTAGGTGATGCCTGCATTTTCTACCAATTTCTTTTCGATTCCAGTATATGAACCGATGTAGTAGATTTCGTAGCCCTGCTCCTTGAGAAGTGGAGCTAAAGCTAGGTTTGGAGTGACATGACCAGCAGTACCACCGCCTGTCATTACTATCTTTTTCATATAGAACCTCTTATATAAATATTAAGTATTTTTATTTGAACATTTACATGATAACAATCGTGAATTAAAAGTCAAATAATAGTACAATCCGGCGAAAATACGTGATAAAATTAGTTATGGAGAATAACTATTATGAAAAAAAGGGGAATGGTTAATGAAAGTATTAATAGTTGATGACGAACTTTTTGCAAGACGCACTTTGGAAAGAATTCTTTCTGATGATGCAGAAATTATCGAGGCACAGGATTGTTACGACGCATACACAATGTATGAAGCATTTCATCCTGATGTAGTAATCACAGATATTATGATGAAAGGTGGCATCGGCGGAGACTGGCTAATAGATAAATTGCTCCAGCTTGATGAGCACGCTAAAATCATAGTTTGCTCAGGCAGACAGAAGACAGATTTGCTTAAATATAAGCTTATGGGAGCTAAGTATTGCATCCAAAAACCAATCAAATATCAAGAGCTTTGGGACTGTATTGATGCCGTAATTTGACAAAAAATTGTAATAATGTTATATTAGCCTTCGTAACAAAGTTGTAATAAATAGAATTTTTTTGTAAAAAACAACGGAGGCTTATGGTTAAATTTAGCAATTATCTTGCTGCAGCGTACGATAAGAATCGAAAGTATATCAATAAACGTACTATGCAGTCAGGAGCTCTTGCAGTAGCATTGATGCTCTTATTTACAGGCGCATACACAGGCGCACCTGAGAAAGAGGTTTCTACTACAGCTGTAGATGTTCAGCCAACTAGCACAGCAGGTGTATTCTCAGCAGTATCATCAATGGAGCTCACAGCAGGAGATTCAAGTCTGGTTTATGCATCAGCGGATGTTACAGTGGTTGCGTCTACAACAGATCAGGTTGAGCCTGATTTAGAAAATGAATACGATGAGTGGGCAGACAAGGTTATGGCACAGGTTGACGATTATCTTTCTATTCGTTCAGAAGCCAGCTCAGATTCAGAAGTTATTGGAAAGCTTCGTTCTGGCGATGTTGCTACACTCGTAGATGTTTTTGACGGATGGTACGAAATCGAGTCAGGTAATGCACACGGCTTTGTATCAGCAGATTTCTGTGTCACAGGCATCGAAGCTTATGAGCTTGCAATGGATGTATGTGATACATACGCTACAACAGATGTAGCAGGACTTCGCATTCGTAGCGAAGCATCAGAGGATTCTAGCATCCTCAAGGTTGTTTCTGAGGGAACAAAGCTTACGGTTAATTCTGATGCAGAGGAAGTTGATGGCTGGGTAGCAGTTACATCAGCAGGCGTATCAGGATATGTTAAGGCAGAGTATGTTCAGGTGGACATGGCTACTGGCGAAGCTATCACTCTTGAAGAAGAGGCAGAGGCTAAGGCTGCAGCAGAAGAAGCAGCACGTCAGGCAAAGGAGGCAGCAGCTGCTGCCGCTGCAGAAAATCAAAGCATTATTGATTCTGCAGACGATGTTACTCTTCTTGCAGCAATCATTCAGATTGAAGCAGGAAACGAGATTTACGAGGGCCAGGTTGCAGTTGGTTCTGTTGTTATGAACAGAGTTCGCAGCGGTTCTTATGCAAACACTATCAGCGGAGTTATTTTCGCAAAGGGACAGTTTGCAACTTCACGTATGTCATCAGTTATCTCAAAGGGACCAAAGGCTTCTTGTGTTCAGGCAGCTTATGATGCCCTTGCAGGTGTTGATACAACAGGTGGTGCAACACACTTTAGACGCGCAGGTTCAAAAGATGGACTCATTATTGGTAACCACGTTTTCTATTAGTTTTGAATATATTGATGCAAAATCTGAGCTCTTGGGCTTTACCCAAGAGCTCTTTTATTGTATAATGCATAATTAATTACAATAAATGCATAAATATACATCGCTAAGGAGGTACGTTATGAGCTTAAAGGGAAAGAACTATTTAAAGATGTTGGACTTAACTACTGAGGAAATCAATTATCTTATTGATTTATCTATTCAGCTTAAGGCTGAAAAAAAGCAGGGTAAGTCTCAAAAAGATTATATGGCCGGAAAGAATATTGCATTGATTTTTGAGAAGACATCAACACGTACCAGATGTTCATTTGAAGTTGCAGCTTACGACATGGGGGCTAATGTAACTTATCTTGATCCATCAGGTTCTCAGATTGGCAAAAAAGAATCTATTGCCGATACAGCTCGCGTCCTTGGTCGCATGTATGACGGAATAGAGTATCGTGGATTTGAGCAGACTATTGTTGAAGATTTGGCAAAATATGCAGGTGTTCCTGTATGGAATGGTCTAACAAATGAATCACATCCAACGCAGATGATTGCAGATATGATGACAATCAAAGAACATTTTGGCAAACTTGAGGGAATAAAGTTTGTATATATGGGCGATGCCCGTTATAATATGGGTAATTCCCTTATGGTCACTTGTGCAAAGTTGGGTATGGATTTCGTGGCTTGCACAAACAAAAAATATTTCCCAGAGGAGTCACTTGTAAAGCAGTGCCAGGATATTGCAAGCAAGACAGGAGCTACAATCACACTTACGGAGGATGTAGCAGAGGGCTGCAAGGATGCTGATGTTATCTACACAGATGTGTGGGTATCAATGGGTGAGCCTGATGAGGTTTGGGTAGAGCGTATCAACGACCTTAGCCCATATCAGGTTAATGCAAAGGCATTTTCTTATGCAAAGCCAGATGCAAAATTCATGCATTGCCTTCCTGCTTTCCACGACTTGAATACTACAATCGGCAAGCAGATTCACGACAAATTTGGAATAGACTGTATGGAAGTTACAGACGAAATTTTTGAAGGCGAGCATTCAATAGTATTTGATGAAGCAGAAAACCGCATGCATTCCATCAAAGCTATCATGTATGCAACATTAGGTTCATGTTAGAAGAAATAAGATACGAATACTACGAATCTGTAGATTCAACAAACGACAGAATTAAAGAACGTGCTCATGACAACGAAGCACAGGGGCTAGTTATTTCAGCAGGCACACAAACAGCCGGCAAGGGCCGCATCGGAAGAAAGTGGGAATCACCTACAAAGGATTCAGTTTCAACTTCACTCTTGCTTACACCAGATGATATTTCATTAGAGGCCATCCCAACAATCACCGTTGTTGCAGCTATGGCAGTTAGGGATGCTTTATCAAATCTATATGGCCTAGAGGGCAAAATAAAATGGCCCAACGATATCGTACTTGGCGGAAAGAAAATCTGCGGTATCCTGACAGAGATGGAAATGAAGGACAACAAGGTTTGGTACGTTGTAGTAGGTATTGGTGTCAACGTTCACAACACTGAGTTCCCAGAGGAAATTGCGTTCAAGGCCACTTCAGTAGATATTGAATTGCAGAAGCAATCCGGTGAAAAGGGACATCGTTCAGAGATTACAAAAGCTATTTGGGAGAGCTTTAGGAAGTATTACAATATCTTCATAAAGACTCAGGATATGTCCGGCCTAAAGGAAGAATACGAAAGATATCTTGCTAATCTGAACGAACGTGTTAGAATAGAGGCTCAGGAGAATTCCTACGAAGCGATTGCAAGAGGAATCGATGACCGCGGCCAGCTCATCATAGAAGTTGACGGTCAACAACAAATAATTAGTACAGGAGAGGTTTCTGTTAGAGGAATCTATGGATACATTTGATATGGAAGAAGAAGTAGTATTATGCGGCGCCAGCTGCTACACTAAAAAATTTTATTTGAATCCGGACTTCGAGGGACTCCCTCCAATGATTAAGGATGAATTAAAAATCATGTGCGTTATGTACACTGAAGAAGTTAGTGGAACAATTCAGTTCATCTACGAAGAGGATGGCAGTCTTAGAATCGACGTAGATCACAACGAGGATGATTTACTCTATGACGAGATTGGCTCTGCACTTGAAGTAAAAAGAATGCAGAGAGAACGAACAGAATTATTCGAAGCACTTGAGACATACTATAAAGTAGTTTTCCTTGGGGAGGGCATGTAATGTTACTTACAATCGACGTTGGAAATACAAATATCACTATGGGAGTTTTTGATGGAGATACTCTTCTTGGCAACTTCCGTATCACTACAAAGATAAACAGAACATCAGATGAGTTTGGTATCGTAATCAAGGATATCCTTCGTTCAAACGATTTGGATGCATCAAAGGTAAACGATGTTATAATCGCATCTGTAGTTCCAAATGTAATGCACTCTCTTACAAGTGCAATCATTAAATACTTCGATATTCAGCCTATCATCGTTGAGGCTGGTATCAAGACAGGCATCCGCATCGCTACAGAGAATCCAAAGCAGATTGGTGCAGACAGAATTGTTGATGCAGCAGGCGCTTATGAGCTCTACGGTGGTCCAGTTCTCGTAATTGATTACGGCACAGCTACTACATACGATTTGGTAGATGGAAATGGAGCATTCGTATCAGGTGTAACTGCTCCGGGTATTCGAATCAGCGCAAGGGCTCTTTGGGAGGATGCAGCAAAGCTTCCTGAAATCGAAATCAAGAAGCCTGAAAAGATTCTCGCAAAGGAAACAATCTCATCTATGCAGGCAGGTCTTGTATACGGTCAGATTGGTCAGACAGAATACATCGTAAAACACATGATAGAAGAGAGTGGCTATGATAATGTGAAGGTTGTAGCAACAGGTGGACTTGGAAATCTTATTGCAAGCGAAACAAAGTGCATCGATATCTACAATCCAAATCTTACACTCTATGGAATGAAGTTTATTTATAATAAGCAAAAGAGATAATGATTAATAAATTAAAAATTGGAAATGTAACACTAGACAATAATTTAATTTTGGCACCAATGGCAGGCGTAACAGACCTGCCATTTCGTCTGTTATGCAAGGAACAGGGAGCGGCTCTTTGCTGCATGGAAATGGTCAGCGCCAAAGGCATTTACTACAACAACAAGAACACTGAAAGTCTTCTTACTGTTGATGAAAGAGAGCGCCCAGTAAGTCTGCAGCTTTTTGGCTCAGACCCAGAAATTATGGCAGCCATGGCAGCAAAAATCGAGCATCGTAATTTCGATATTCTTGATATCAATATGGGATGCCCTGTTCCCAAGGTAGTTAATAACGGCGACGGTTCTGCACTCATGAAGAATCCTAAATTGGCTGGAGAAATCATAGAAAAAATGGTAAAGGCAATCGATAAGCCTGTCACTGTTAAGATTCGTAAGGGATTTGACGATGAACATATTAACGCGGTGGAGATGGCTCACATCGCACAGGAGTCAGGTGCAGCTGCCGTTGCAGTCCACGGAAGAACCCGTGAGCAATACTATTCTGGAAAGGCTGATTGGAGTATTATTGCTGATGTAAAAAATGCAGTATCAATCCCTGTAATTGGGAACGGAGACATTCTTGATGCAAAGGATGTAATCGCCATGAAGGAGCAGACAAACTGCGATGGATTTATGATAGGTCGTGGTGCACAAGGCAATCCATGGATATTCCATCAGATTCTTCATTACTTTGAAACTGGAGAAGTGATTGGCAAACCACCTATCGAGGAAATGATTGATACAATGCTTCGTCATGCCAGACTTCAAATCGAGTTCAAAGGAGATTACCTTGGAATTAGAGAAATGCGCAAGCATGCAGCTTGGTACACCGCTGGATACAAGGGTGCAAGCAAGCTCAGAGGCATGATAAATGATGTAGAATCATACGAAGAATTAGAAGCTCTTTTCCACAACTTTTTGGCAAATTTTAAATAATTTATGAATTAATTTGGAATTCTTGACATCAATATGTGGGTGGCTTATAATTCACTAAGTTATTGAAGTTAGTAGGGTCTTGCTTGGCAAGGCTCTTTTGAAAATTATAGACCCTGGAGGAAATAATATGGAAGCAAAGAAGAATTTACTTACTGCTGAAGGACTTAGAATATTAGAGGACGAACTTGAGGATCTCAAGGTCAATAAACGTAAAGAAGTATCACAGAAGATTAAGGAAGCTCGTGAGCAGGGCGACCTTTCTGAGAACGCAGAATACGATGCAGCAAAGGATGAGCAGAGAGATATCGAAGCTCGTATCGAAGAAATCGAAAAGATTCTTAAAAACGCTGAGGTCGTTACAGAAGAACACGATACAAAGAACATTAACATCGGATGGACCGTTACACTTCTTGATGTAGAGTTTGACGAGGAAGTTGAGTACAAAATCGTAGGTTCTACAGAGGCAAACAGCCTTAAGGGCAAGATTTCTAACGAGTCTCCTGTAGGTAAGGCTATTCTTGGACACAAGAAGGGCGATACTGTTACAGTAGAGACAGAAGCTGGAGAATTCCAGTACAAGATTCTTGCTGCAAAGAAGAGCAAGTAATATCGCACATTAAAGCGGCCTATTCAGGGCCGCTTTTTTTGTACCTATAAATAATCACACAATAAAAGGAGGAAAATATGCTAGCTAGACTTAAGAAAAAATACATCGGTGACAAGGCGTTTTACAGACGATATATTTTCCTGGCAACACCTATGATTATCCAAAATGCAATTACCAACTTCGTAAGTTTCCTGGATAATATCATGGTTGGACAATTGGGACAGGAAGCAATATCTGCTGTCGCAACAGTCAATCAGTTAAACTTTGTTTTTTCGCTGGCAGTTTTTGGTGCAGCTTCCGCAGGAAGTATTTACGGAGCTCAGTATTTTGGTAAGGGCGATCACAAAGGTCATATGTACACTTTCCGATTTAAGCTCTACACCACATTGCTTGTAACTATACTAGGTATTTTGATGTTTAAGGTTTGGGGAAGCCAGCTTATTTCCCTTTTCCTTACAGAAAGTGAAGGCGCATCTACAGAGCTTGCACTTTCACTTGGACTTCAATACTTAAGTATTATTTTGATTGGTTTGATACCTTTCGCTGTAAACCAAGCATACGCTACTAATATCAAAGAAACTGGTCAGACGGTAGTGCCAATGGTTGCAGGTATGGTTGCAGTAGCTACAAATGCGATTTTGGATTACTGCTTGATTTTCGGATTTGGCCCATTTCCAAAGCTTGGTGTAGAAGGCGCCGCAATCGCAACTGTTATTGCAAGATACATTGAAGCAGCCATCGTAATAGTTTGGGCTCACACTCACGCAGACAAAAATAAATATCTTGCAGGAGCTTACCTTGGTTTTGGAATCCCAAGAAAGATATTCAACCAGATTCTTATCAAAGGTGCGCCACTTATGCTCAACGAGGTACTTTGGGCAGCAGGCGTCAGCGCAGTAACACAGAGTTACTCAATACGTGGAATGAACGTACTTACTGCACTTAGCATTTCAAATACCGTAGGAAATCTGTTTAATATTGTATTCATCCAGCTTGGTGCATGTATCAGCATTATTGTTGGTCAATACCTTGGCGCAGGTGAGCTTGAGGAAGCAAAGGATGCAGATAATAAGATGATTGCCTTCAGCGTATTCTGCTGTACTATCATGGCAGTTATCATGTTTGCATTTGGTGGATTGTTCCCTCACATTTACAATGTAACACCTGAAATCAGAGCACTTGCAACAAAGTTTATTGCTGTAGCTGCACTATGGATGCCATTCTGTTCATTTAGCCATTGCTCATACTTTACGCTTCGTTCAGGCGGCAAGACACTTGTAACATTCCTGTTCGACTCAGTGTTTACATGGGTTGTAATGGCTCCTTTAGCATTTGTATTGGCTCATTTTACAGGCCTTGGAATTGTTTGGGTGTACTTCTTTGTTCAGGGAACAGAAATAATCAAAAACATCATGGGATATTTCATGGTAAAGAGCGATGTATGGCTCCAGCAGATAGTATAGTTCCTTGACACAATCGAGGAAACTAGACTATAATCAAGTAGTTTGACAATAATTAAAATGTTTTTAAATAGATAAGGAGAAATTATGGCAGAGCAGGATATTAATCAGTTACTTCAGGTTCGCCGTGAAAAGCTTTCTGCACTTCAGGAAGCTGGCAAGGATCCATTCCAAATCACAAAATTCGATCAGACTCATCACAGCGATGAAGTTCGCGCTCTTTACGAGGAGCATGAGGCAAAGCTTTTAGCAGGTCGTCCAGCTGTTAACACAGATGGAATGGATGAGGAGGCTGCAAAGCAGGCCATTAATGATGATTACAACGAGCGTCGTGCTATCATGGATGCAGATCCAATTCACGTTAGCATTGCAGGTCGTATGATGTTTAAGCGTGTTATGGGTAAGGCAAGCTTCTGCAATATCCAGGACTTACAGAACAGCATTCAGGTTTATGTTGCTCGTGACGCAATCGGCGAAGATTCATATGCAGATTTCAAGAAGTCGGATATCGGTGATATCTACGGTGTTAAGGGATATGCATTCAGAACAAAGACAGGTGAGATTTCTATCCATGCTGAGGAAATGACTCTTCTTTCAAAGTCACTTCAGATTCTTCCAGAGAAGTTCCACGGTCTTACAGATACAGACACACGTTATCGTCAGCGTTATGTTGACCTTATCATGAACAAGGATTCAAAGGATGTATTTATTAAGCGTTCACTTATGATGCGTGAAATCCGTAACTTCCTTGCGAACCGTGATTTCATGGAAGTTGAGACACCTATGCTTGTTGAAAACGCAGGTGGTGCAGCAGCTCGTCCATTCTTCACACACTACAATGCACTTGGCGAGGAGCGTAAGCTTCGTATCTCTCTTGAGCTTTACCTTAAGAGACTTATCGTTGGTGGTCTTGAGCGTGTATTCGAGATTGGCCGTGTATTTAGAAACGAGGGTGTTGATGCTCGTCACAACCCAGAGTTCACTCTTATGGAGCTTTACCAGGCATACACAGATTACGAAGGTATGATGGAGCTCACAGAGAGCATGTTCAGATATCTTGCTGAAAAGGTTGTTGGTTCTACAAAGATTTCTTACAACGGAGTCGAAATCGACCTTGGCAAGCCATTCGAAAGACTTACAATGACAGATGCTGTTAAGAAGTACGCAGGCATCGATTTTGATACAGTTGCAGACGATGAGGCTGCAAAGGCACTTGCTCGTGAGAAGGGTATCGAGTTTGAGGACCGTCACAAGAAGGGAGATATCCTTAATCTCTTCTTCGAGGAGTTCTGTGAGGAGAATCTTATCCAGCCTACATTTATTATGGATCATCCAATCGAGATTTCTCCACTTACAAAGAAGAAGCCATCTGACCCTACAAAGGTAGAGCGTTTCGAGCTCTTCATCAACGGATGGGAGATGTGTAACGCATACTCAGAGCTTAACGATCCAATCGATCAGCGTGAGCGTTTCGCAGCACAGGATGCAAATGCAGAAGCTGGTGATGACGAAGCTGAGCACACAGATGAGGACTTCCTTAACGCACTTGAAATTGGTATGCCACCTACAGGCGGTATCGGATACGGTCTCGACAGACTTTGCATGCTTCTTACAGATAGCGCTGCAATCCGTGACGTATTATTATTCCCTACTATGAAGTCACTTAACCCTGCAAAGCCACAGGCAACAGGCGTTGATAATGGATTCTTTGCTCCAAATTCTAGCATCGATTTTTCAAACGTAAAGATTGAGCCACTTTTCGAGGAGCAGGTTGATTTCGAGACATTCTCAAAGAGTGATTTCAGAGCAGTAAAGGTAAAGGCTTGCCAGGCAGTACCAAAGTCAAAGAAGCTTCTTCAGTTCACACTTGATGACGGTACAGGCACAGATCGTACAATCCTTTCAGGAATTCATGCATTCTATGAGCCAGAGGAGCTTGTTGGAAAGACACTTGTAGCTATTACAAACCTTCCACCTAGAGCAATGATGGGCATTGAATCATGCGGTATGCTTCTTAGCGCTGTTAACAACCTTAAGGACAGCGAGGATGAGGAGCTTCATCTTCTCATGATTGATAACCACATCCCAGCTGGTGCTAAGTTATACTAAAATAAGCTTTTAAAACCTTCTTGGATAGAAATATCCAGGGAGGTTTTTTTGTTGCATGAAATTTTAGCATTTAAAGTTCTAAAGTTTAAAGTGCTAATGTATTGTATTTTCTGTGTTTATGAGCCCTAAAGACATAGAGAATCATGGTATAATCGAGGACGCTGCGTGTATAAGAAAATTAAATAAAGAATATATTTTATAAAGGAAGTAGTAATGAAAGAAGAAAAGAAATTAGGGCTCATGGCCCTCATACTGATGATCTTTACATCAGTATACGGATTTAACAATATCCCACGTTCTTATTACTTGATGGGATATGCAGCAATTCCTTGGTTTGTAATTGCTGGTATTTTATTCTTTATACCATTTGCATTTATGGTAGCAGAGTTTGGTTCTGCATTTAAGGATGAGACAGGTGGTATGTATTCTTGGATGTGCAAGTCAGTAGGTCCTAAGTATGCATTCATTGGAACATTCATGTGGTACACATCATATGTACTTTGGATGGTAAATGTTTCATCAGGTATCTGGGTACCTGTATCAAACCTTATTTTTGGTGAAGATTGTACATCAAGCTGGTCTTTCTTTGGTTCAGAAATCCTTTCTGGCTCAAGACTTCTTGGTATCATGGCAATCATCTTCTTTATCTTTATCACATACTTTGATTCAAAGGGTATTGATAAGATTAGCAAGGTTACATCAATTGGTGGTACAGCAGTTCTTGTAATCAACATTATGGTAGTAGTTGGTTCAATCGTTATGATTATCGCTCGTCGCGGACAGCTTGAGCAGCCATTCCTTGGCACAGAGTCATTGATG
It contains:
- a CDS encoding MATE family efflux transporter is translated as MLARLKKKYIGDKAFYRRYIFLATPMIIQNAITNFVSFLDNIMVGQLGQEAISAVATVNQLNFVFSLAVFGAASAGSIYGAQYFGKGDHKGHMYTFRFKLYTTLLVTILGILMFKVWGSQLISLFLTESEGASTELALSLGLQYLSIILIGLIPFAVNQAYATNIKETGQTVVPMVAGMVAVATNAILDYCLIFGFGPFPKLGVEGAAIATVIARYIEAAIVIVWAHTHADKNKYLAGAYLGFGIPRKIFNQILIKGAPLMLNEVLWAAGVSAVTQSYSIRGMNVLTALSISNTVGNLFNIVFIQLGACISIIVGQYLGAGELEEAKDADNKMIAFSVFCCTIMAVIMFAFGGLFPHIYNVTPEIRALATKFIAVAALWMPFCSFSHCSYFTLRSGGKTLVTFLFDSVFTWVVMAPLAFVLAHFTGLGIVWVYFFVQGTEIIKNIMGYFMVKSDVWLQQIV
- the lysS gene encoding lysine--tRNA ligase — its product is MAEQDINQLLQVRREKLSALQEAGKDPFQITKFDQTHHSDEVRALYEEHEAKLLAGRPAVNTDGMDEEAAKQAINDDYNERRAIMDADPIHVSIAGRMMFKRVMGKASFCNIQDLQNSIQVYVARDAIGEDSYADFKKSDIGDIYGVKGYAFRTKTGEISIHAEEMTLLSKSLQILPEKFHGLTDTDTRYRQRYVDLIMNKDSKDVFIKRSLMMREIRNFLANRDFMEVETPMLVENAGGAAARPFFTHYNALGEERKLRISLELYLKRLIVGGLERVFEIGRVFRNEGVDARHNPEFTLMELYQAYTDYEGMMELTESMFRYLAEKVVGSTKISYNGVEIDLGKPFERLTMTDAVKKYAGIDFDTVADDEAAKALAREKGIEFEDRHKKGDILNLFFEEFCEENLIQPTFIMDHPIEISPLTKKKPSDPTKVERFELFINGWEMCNAYSELNDPIDQRERFAAQDANAEAGDDEAEHTDEDFLNALEIGMPPTGGIGYGLDRLCMLLTDSAAIRDVLLFPTMKSLNPAKPQATGVDNGFFAPNSSIDFSNVKIEPLFEEQVDFETFSKSDFRAVKVKACQAVPKSKKLLQFTLDDGTGTDRTILSGIHAFYEPEELVGKTLVAITNLPPRAMMGIESCGMLLSAVNNLKDSEDEELHLLMIDNHIPAGAKLY